The segment GCCGAAGCTCCGCGGCTTCAAGAACCCGTTCCGGGTTGAGTTCCAGGTCGTCAACCTGGACAAGCTCAGTGAGCTGTTCCCGGAAGGTGGAGTTGTCACCGTCGAGTCCTTGGTCGAGAAGGGTGCCGTTCGCAAGAACCAGCCCGTCAAGGTGCTGGGCACCGGCGACATCACCGTCAAGGTTGACGTCACGGCCCACGCTTTCTCTTCCAGCGCCGCTGAAAAGATCGCAGCAGCAGGCGGAACCACCACTGCCCTCTAAGGGGCTTTGGGGCACAGCCCGCTGTAAATAGACTCCCGGTGCGGGGGCTTCGGCCCCTCGCACCGGGAGTTTTTTCATGTGGCGGGCACCCTCGATTGTTCGCATGGCGCATGAAGCCGTTAGACTCGGGTGTTGGGTTTCAATGACCCCTTCGACACCCTTGGACTTTTTAACTCAGGAGGACGCTTGCTAAGCGCATTCAGCCGGGCATTTCGAACGCCTGATCTGCGACGCAAGTTGTTGTTCACGCTGGGAATCATCACAATCTTCCGCTTGGGCGCTTTTATCCCCTCGCCTGGTGTGAGCTACCAAAATGTTCAGCAATGTTTGTCAAGCAATCAGGACCA is part of the Arthrobacter methylotrophus genome and harbors:
- the rplO gene encoding 50S ribosomal protein L15, producing the protein MAENKTADKAQNEAADKQNALKVHHLRPAPGAKTAKTRVGRGEGSKGKTAGRGTKGTKARYQVKAGFAGGQLPLHMRLPKLRGFKNPFRVEFQVVNLDKLSELFPEGGVVTVESLVEKGAVRKNQPVKVLGTGDITVKVDVTAHAFSSSAAEKIAAAGGTTTAL